A genome region from Microplitis demolitor isolate Queensland-Clemson2020A chromosome 1, iyMicDemo2.1a, whole genome shotgun sequence includes the following:
- the LOC103571255 gene encoding peroxisomal biogenesis factor 19 produces MSDENKSNQQSADPELDDLLDSALEDFDRLSVTNAQKQDETTGSTSKEVSKEPEKTAEALADDTWSQEFIKQTASQFEKNIQKMIQNGGDGDFNDSLAKMAQTVADSLATTSRAEGESIGDGDSLDFQAAIAQAFKDISSTTEQMKASGSGLNETELLSMFGQSSDESGADLFPFMQGMMQSLLSKDVLYPPLKDLVDKYPDWLDEKKSSLASVDFERYTRQFILMQKVCKELEAEKSEDSDDVKRGRFDKVLDLMHEMQTCGQPPDDLIGEQSGLFQLDAEGNPVLPPGVDPSNCSIM; encoded by the exons ATGTctgatgaaaataaatctaatCAACAGTCAGCAGATCCTGAGTTGGATGATCTCCTAGACA gtgCTCTAGAAGACTTTGATCGATTATCCGTAACAAATGCACAAAAACAAGATGAAACAACAGGTTCCACATCAAAAGAAGTATCAAAAGAACCGGAAAAAACCGCGGAAGCGCTAGCTGATGACACATGGTCACaggaatttattaaacaaacagCCTcacagtttgaaaaaaatatacaaaaaatgatACAAAATG GAGGTGATGGAGATTTCAATGATTCACTGGCAAAAATGGCTCAGACAGTGGCTGATTCCTTAGCAACTACTTCAAGAGCCGAAGGTGAATCTATTGGCGATGGTGACAGTTTAGATTTTCAAGCAGCTATAGCACAAGCTTTCAAGGACATATCTAGCACAACTGAGCAAATGAAG GCTTCTGGGTCTGGTTTAAATGAAACAGAGCTGCTGTCAATGTTTGGACAATCGTCAGACGAATCCGGTGCTGATCTATTTCCATTTATGCAAGGAATGATGCAATCGTTATTATCTAAAGATGTCTTGTATCCTCCCTTAAAGGATTTAGTCGATAAATATCCTGATTGgttggatgaaaaaaaaagtagcctTGCATCTGTCGATTTTGAAAGATATACCAGGCAATTTATCCTCATGCAAAAg GTGTGCAAAGAACTAGAGGCTGAGAAAAGTGAAGATTCGGATGACGTAAAAAGGGGACGATTTGATAAAGTCCTAGATCTTATGCATGAGATGCAAACTTGCGGACAGCCACCAGATGATTTGATTGGCGAGCAATCGGGTCTATTTCAGCTGGATGCTGAGGGTAATCCTGTATTGCCACCGGGTGTTGATCCCTCGAACTGTAgtattatgtaa
- the LOC103571253 gene encoding uncharacterized protein LOC103571253: protein MIMEEIVLTPIKNSLKREPSSPMSPVIYKTPLKQFEARKNFNNSNDKARGFPAMSNHRTPPSGLTKFIARNPFDAELTSRLHMSVISPTIFSKVTTKSHDSPFSWTIDELAMLKPVAIEEFSLQQSPCSDPEIEKKAQEAINKFFSAKEIHPSPWNERREPIKQLIVTPTSSLEGFNAEETEKTTRDCWAQTELSLPPNLPRHVEEALKPYFTFTQEQQVDNDDANSSNNSSLRRKLFFNHEDSIEDDSECSVILSPSKIISSPPRSGMLAHGTLIGAGLNNMQRTYDTSFRTDNLIIPPDMSPICDESNNISCNSLRSRKSATRLDFSTHMSVDNSNLEDKENDKSQLINNQKSLDDTMADGVNEDEYNENDTVEMISLIQETTPLKEFNKNSNKLDKLKCAVDWYKSVNNDSYRVRRNFTSAGYSEDQSTSAFTSAQDTGYQTYSMNNTNNITSNNHSLTPVKKGFSWDERQIGMSPISEIRLSDWHGNIKSMISSTPSKLIRSRENHI, encoded by the exons atgataatggaAGAAATTGTTTTGACACCaatcaaaaattcattgaaacgTGAACCATCATCTCCAATGAGTCCAGTTATTTATAAGACACCATTGAAACAATTTGAAGcacgtaaaaattttaacaatagcAATGACAAAGCTAGAGGTTTTCCAGCAATGTCTAATCATCGGACACCACCGTCAGGTTTGACGAAATTTATTGCCAGAAATCCTTTTGATGCTGAACTTACTAGTCGACTTCATATGTCAGTGATCAGTCCCACTATATTTAGTAag GTAACAACAAAATCACACGATTCTCCTTTTTCATGGACAATCGATGAGCTGGCGATGCTGAAACCCGTTGCTATTGAAGAATTTTCTCTCCAGCAGTCCCCCTGCTCAGATCCGGAAATTGAGAAAAAAGCCCAAGAAGctatcaacaaattttttagtgcTAAGGAAATACATCCGAGTCCTTGGAATGAACGACGAGAGCCTATTAAACAGCTGATTGTTACTCCGACTAGCTCATTGGAAGGATTCAATGCTGAAGAGACTGAAAAAACTACTAGAGACT GTTGGGCACAAACGGAATTGTCCCTTCCACCAAATCTACCTCGACATGTCGAAGAAGCTTTGAAACCTTATTTCACTTTCACACAAGAACAGCAAGTTGATAATGACGATGCCAATAGCTCAAATAATAGTTCATTgaggagaaaattatttttcaatcatgAAGATTCTATTGAAGACGACTCCGAGTGTTCAGTAATATTGTCTCcatctaaaataatttctagtcCTCCTCGCAGTGGAATGCTGGCCCACGGAACACTAATTGgg gCAGGTTTGAATAATATGCAGAGAACTTATGACACATCATTTAGaacagataatttaattatacccCCAGACATGTCGCCTATATGTGACGAATCAAATAATATATCTTGTAACAGTTTACGATCACGTAAATCAGCGACACGACTCGACTTCTCTACACACATGAGTGTCGACAATTCTAACTTGGAGgataaagaaaatgataaatctCAATTGATCAATaatcaaa AATCTCTAGATGATACTATGGCAGATGGAGTAAACGAAGACGAGTACAATGAAAACGATACAGTCGAAATGATTTCGTTGATTCAAGAGACAACGCCACTAAaagaatttaacaaaaatagtaataaattagataaattaaaatgcgCGGTGGATTGGTATAAAAGTGTCAATAATGACAGCTACAGAGTACGCAGAAATTTTACTTCTGCTGGATATTCTGAGGATCAGAGCACCAGTGCCTTTACATCTGCTCAAGACACTGGTTACCAGACTTACAGTATGAACAATACTAATAATATTACAAGTAATAATCATAGCTTGACACCTGTCAAAAAAGGCTTCAGTTGGGACGAACGTCAAATAGGAATGTCTCCTATCAGTGAAATAAGACTATCTGATTGGCACGGTAACATCAAGTCAATGATTAGCTCGACTCCTTCGAAATTAATACGAAGCAGAGAAAATCATATTTAG
- the LOC103571251 gene encoding dnaJ homolog subfamily C member 11 has protein sequence MDNDNEKENVNEVDYYTFLNLPRNATAEEIQQAYRRQSRLYHPDKHVDPVLKKKAEILFSRTNKAYEVLNDPHRRAIYDSLGVRGLETQGWEIVQRTKTPQEIREEYERIAKEREERRLQQRTNPKGNVTVFINATDIFNKYDEDYEVNEGILGGIEVSGMSFQQSIEAPLTLKDTLTLYGQVDAQNGTGVGSINVSGRRTLSSKSWMELDIGVGNGPVTTLKFYRSLARRLFCTGALMMQFKAQEIRPGLVGSLGLQLDKQSVGYLTFKGGIQNSMSTMIVRETPESFTSFTLQFGYINTFASFSYTYKMEEKKMKLRGTLKAGTLGAYIEYGAEKKVSKHSSLSASVRVGMPSGVTLRIKLIRASQTYLFPIHLCEEVVPAPIFYATVAPIITWTIVKKIIVEPMMKEQKDREKEKQKELNRVWTLQKQREAKAAVELMMATFSRIRAEEEAKHGLVITKALYGRFVYPDRRNQQQEIPDDSRDDVIDVTIPLQCLVVNSRLVLHDASKSELPGFYDPCFGEDKQLLLQYLFHKQTHECLVKDNEPLRIPLQSHRVNTT, from the exons ATGGATAATGATAACGAAAAAGAAAATGTCAATGAAGTGgattattatacatttttaaatttacctagAAAC GCAACAGCTGAAGAAATTCAACAAGCCTACAGACGTCAGAGTAGACTTTATCATCCAGATAAACACGTGGATCcggtattaaaaaagaaagctgaaattttatttagtcgtACCAATAAAGCATATGAAG ttctaaATGATCCGCATCGAAGAGCAATATATGATTCACTAGGTGTACGTGGATTGGAAACACAGGGCTGGGAAATAGTCCAACGTACAAAAACGCCACAAGAAATAAGAGAAGAGTATGAACGTATTGCTAAAGAACGTGAGGAAAGACGATTGCAGCAACGGACAAATCCAAAGGGTAATGTCACCGTGTTTATAAACGCGAcagacatttttaataaatatgatgaaGACTATGAAGTCAA cgaGGGAATACTGGGAGGTATCGAAGTCAGCGGGATGTCATTCCAACAGTCAATCGAAGCCCCCTTGACTTTAAAAGACACGTTGACACTTTATGGGCAAGTCGATGCTCAGAATGGTACCGGTGTAGGATCGATAAATGTATCTGGCAGAAGGACTCTTTCATCTAAGAGCTGGATGGAGTTGGACATTGGAGTTGGCAATGGGCCTGTTACGAcactaaaattttatcgttCTCTTGCGCGAAGATTATTTTGCACCGGTGCACTTATGATGCAATTTAAGGCTCAGGAAATCAGGCCAGGATTAGTTGGAt cttTAGGATTACAATTAGATAAACAAAGTGTAGGATACTTGACATTCAAAGGTGGAATTCAAAACTCAATGTCTACAATGATTGTCCGTGAAACGCCTGAATCTTTTACCTCTTTTACTTTACAATTTGGATATATAAATACCTTTGCTAGTTTTAGTTACACTTACaaaatggaagaaaaaaaaatgaaattacgtGGGACACTAAA AGCTGGTACTCTTGGTGCTTACATTGAATATGGGgcggaaaaaaaagtatctaaaCACAGTTCTCTGTCAGCATCAGTTCGCGTTGGGATGCCCAGTGGAGTGACACTGAGAATAAAACTAATCCGCGCGTCTCAGACTTATTTATTCCCGATTCATTTGTGCGAGGAAGTCGTGCCCGCGCCGATATTCTATGCCACTGTGGCACCAATCATCACGTGGACAatcgtcaaaaaaataattgtcgaGCCGATGATGAAGGAGCAGAAAGACCGCGAGAAAGAAAAGCAGAAGGAGTTGAATCGCGTTTGGACGCTGCAGAAACAGAGAGAAGCCAAAGCTGCCGTTGAACTTATGATGGCAACATTCAGCAGAATTAGAGCCGAAGAGGAAGCTAAGCATGGTTTAGTCATCACTAAAGCGCTTTATGGGAGATTTGTTTATCCAGATAGACGAAATCAACAACAAGAGATTCCCGATGACTCGAGGGATGACGTTATCGATGTTACTATTCCCTTACAATGTTTAGTTGTTAATTCCCGACTAGTTCTTCACGATGCTTCCAAG agtgaATTACCGGGATTTTACGATCCATGTTTTGGTGAAgacaaacaattattattacaatatttatttcataaacaaACTCACGAGTGTCTTGTCAAAGACAATGAACCTCTGAGAATACCTTTACAAT cacATCGGGTGAATACTACTTGA
- the LOC103571250 gene encoding uncharacterized protein C1orf50 homolog isoform X1: MKRINNMEINDSYNAPSKVMLVESSNSGTKLVHRYGATKSSPQDLIALAMEIEKADNFVKANARNKLHIIAEQMRFLKDQAQKVLIEAKENDMLHHAACNFVKHPGNIYHLYEKSSGQFYFSMLSPEEWGNNAPLQLYKGSYRLEHDQSWTPVSQIKSKDAELNIFDKFLCKNQTLTSNPLEVMSIDY; this comes from the exons ATGaagagaataaataatatggaaATAAATGATTCGTATAACGCACCAAGCAAAG TGATGCTTGTAGAATCTTCAAATTCAGGAACGAAACTAGTTCATAGATACGGAGCAACAAAGTCATCACCACAGGATTTAATTGCATTAGCAATGGAAATCGAAAAA gcagataattttgtaaaagctAATGCAAGAAATAAATTGCATATTATTGCTGAGCAAATGAGATTTCTTAAAGATCAAGCTCAGAAAGTATTGATCGAGGCTAAAGAAAATGATATGTTACATCACGCCGCCTGTAACTTTGTAAAACACCCAGGGAATATTTATCACTTGTACGAAAAATCATCtggacaattttatttttcaatgctgAGTCCTGAG gaATGGGGTAATAATGCACCATTACAACTCTACAAAGGTTCGTATAGATTAGAACATGACCAATCTTGGACACCAGTATCACAAATAAAGTCTAAAGACGCTGaactaaatatatttgataaatttttatgtaaaaatcaaACTCTGACGTCAAATCCTCTTGAAGTTATGAGTATCgactattaa
- the LOC103571250 gene encoding uncharacterized protein C1orf50 homolog isoform X2, which translates to MKRINNMEINDSYNAPSKESSNSGTKLVHRYGATKSSPQDLIALAMEIEKADNFVKANARNKLHIIAEQMRFLKDQAQKVLIEAKENDMLHHAACNFVKHPGNIYHLYEKSSGQFYFSMLSPEEWGNNAPLQLYKGSYRLEHDQSWTPVSQIKSKDAELNIFDKFLCKNQTLTSNPLEVMSIDY; encoded by the exons ATGaagagaataaataatatggaaATAAATGATTCGTATAACGCACCAAGCAAAG AATCTTCAAATTCAGGAACGAAACTAGTTCATAGATACGGAGCAACAAAGTCATCACCACAGGATTTAATTGCATTAGCAATGGAAATCGAAAAA gcagataattttgtaaaagctAATGCAAGAAATAAATTGCATATTATTGCTGAGCAAATGAGATTTCTTAAAGATCAAGCTCAGAAAGTATTGATCGAGGCTAAAGAAAATGATATGTTACATCACGCCGCCTGTAACTTTGTAAAACACCCAGGGAATATTTATCACTTGTACGAAAAATCATCtggacaattttatttttcaatgctgAGTCCTGAG gaATGGGGTAATAATGCACCATTACAACTCTACAAAGGTTCGTATAGATTAGAACATGACCAATCTTGGACACCAGTATCACAAATAAAGTCTAAAGACGCTGaactaaatatatttgataaatttttatgtaaaaatcaaACTCTGACGTCAAATCCTCTTGAAGTTATGAGTATCgactattaa
- the LOC103571249 gene encoding importin-13, translating to MDSVELLTGVEAVEDAINRFYAGGERDLHNALLQFQASPQAWTLVWPLLGPTKSWNVKFFAATTLHSKILKQWDEIPVSDYPFLKNELLKIIISPSTPKLTAAKLYEAFAAFLSNYYSTEDKNDDNDKKELMDDLLGMLPYNNPETLDILLRVFSALLLDVEKRMGAKRTKLRQQLGLNENQSENWSKSTWLLKQVFTSYVETIGEEDNFFYLALEGALPWIRMNPPLDSINQLFEHFLIAAAHYAPRTDEFEDETHGWELSRDILLHIMGQDTLLKRPALFWEWARGIVSLAQQNGSIHFLSILASLGDTHTRTLLLALVGESDESRRWTVETLIQLLLTCSEYPGRYATEERYSSIPLGFWFSLQDNISTLDPPIDNQVRLALKPIYVRLVHVQLQKMTLPLSAEEAGTDEESEIFRCYRQDIADNMTYCYNIIGRDLLIILGQRLSQPLIDTLKWVDIEATLYSFQALSDCVETTDTECVPALMDLIISRISYDKYPEEVLACACSTIAAYAEWLGENPEPWLERSLQLITYSLTQRSTVLARATMALKDITRECQTHLATLAPSILDTIGKTLTVLPAGSNEGLRLMYAAGKLINSLRTTEEQLQYLDATLGQCVMKLRELLQHPVPAIQENVTKQLKMATMFLSTLEGAMGKSVLDGLMPTFNQIVAHPELNQNDQILDAMYNCAQRSLQCLLHPEKDARPLLTLLVTAYRIRPHPAALQLLRQVVVLFGSDSNNAMGPIFAEIGGHTLSGFNACKLAGGNLSDFGELLEAYLGLLGQICKKTPKLMLQVPDHIPEMLRCGIIALGLPETAVIKAAGTFLMHAIAQSNHLSTFIEAIGQELVCMILECIGGKVARSNLEHHTKVLHALNNYYKHNVGAWIRAALEDGVLISLTPSQKESLTRSILAERNKGRLDDMLQKFSLEYSKPIVGL from the exons atggatagTGTTGAATTATTGACAGGCGTTGAGGCAGTCGAGGATGcaataaatagattttatgCTGGTGGAGAGCGCGATCTTCACAATGCGCTCCTGCAATTTCAAGCTTCACCGCAGGCTTGGACTCTTGTCTGGCCTCTACTAGGTCCTACAAAG tcaTGGAATGTCAAATTCTTTGCGGCAACAACTCTGCACTCAAAGATACTGAAGCAATGGGATGAGATACCGGTATCAGATtatccatttttaaaaaatgaactccttaaaataataatatctccATCAACACCAAAGCTTACGGCTGCTAAATTGTATGAAgct TTTGCTGCATTTCTTTCGAATTACTACAGTACAGAAGACAAGAATGATGACAATGACAAAAAAGAACTGATGGATGATTTATTAGGAATGTTGCCGTACAATAATCCTGAGACATTAGATATTCTTCTGCGAGTATTTTCAGCTCTTTTGTTAGAT GTTGAGAAAAGAATGGGAGCAAAACGTACGAAACTACGGCAACAATTAGGTCTAAATGAAAATCAAAGTGAGAACTGGAGTAAATCAACGTGGTTATTAAAACAAGTGTTTACTTCGTACGTCGAAACAATTGGAGAagaagacaattttttttatctggcACTAGAAGGAGCGTTGCCTTGGATAAGAATGAACCCACCGCTGGACTCAATCAACCAGTTATTTGAACACTTTTTAATAGCTGCAGCGCATTACGCTCCTAGAACAGATGAATTTGAAGACGAAACTCACGGATGGGAATTATCGCGCGATATTTTGTTACATATAATGGGCCAAGACACTCTTTTAAAAAGACCCGCATTGTTTTGGGAGTGGGCTCGAGGAATAGTGTCGCTGGCTCAACAAAACGGTAGTATTCATTTCTTATCTATTCTCGCGAGTCTTGGTGACACACATACACGCACACTTTTGTTGGCCCTGGTCGGAGAATCTGATGAATCAAGACGCTGGACAGTTGAGACACTGATTCAGTTATTATTGACGTGTTCCGAGTATCCAGGGCGTTATGCCACTGAAGAACGTTACAGCAGCATACCATTGGGCTTCTGGTTCTCACTTCAAGATAATATATCAACGTTGGATCCTCCTATAGACAACCAAGTGCGCTTAGCACTGAAACCAATCTATGTAAGGCTAGTTCACGTTCAATTGCAAAAAATGACTCTGCCATTGTCTGCTGAAGAAGCCGGTACTGATGAGGAAAGTGAAATATTCCGGTGTTATCGTCAAGATATCGCTGACAATATGACTTATTGTTACAATATCATTGGCCGTGATTTGCTGATAATTCTAGGTCAACGTTTAAGCCAACCTCTGATTGATACACTAAAGTGGGTCGACATAGAAGCGACTCTTTATTCATTCCAAGCATTGTCTGATTGCGTGGAAACAACTGACACTGAATGCGTCCCAGCACTAATGGATTTAATAATATCTCGTATTTCTTATGATAAATATCCTGAAGAAGTTTTAGCATGCGCTTGTTCAACGATAGCTGCTTACGCTGAATGGCTGGGTGAGAATCCCGAGCCCTGGCTCGAGCGATCGCTGCAACTGATAACTTACAGTTTGACTCAACGCTCGACGGTGTTGGCACGAGCGACGATGGCACTTAAAGACATCACACGCGAGTGTCAGACACATTTAGCAACTCTGGCACCTTCGATTCTCGACACAATCGGGAAGACACTGACGGTCTTGCCAGCTGGTAGCAATGAGGGATTGCGACTTATGTATGCGGCTGGTAAACTAATAAATTCCCTGAGGACTACGGAAGAGCAGCTCCAGTACTTGGACGCCACTCTCGGCCAGTGTGTTATGAAACTGCGTGAATTGCTCCAGCACCCAGTGCCAGCGATCCAAGAGAATGTCACTAAGCAGCTTAAAATGGCAACGATGTTCCTGTCGACGTTGGAAGGAGCCATGGGAAAGTCTGTCCTAGACGGATTGATGCCGACATTTAATCAGATTGTTGCTCACCCGGAGCTCAACCAAAATGATCAGATACTAGATGCTATGTACAATTGTGCGCAGCGGTCACTGCAGTGTCTTCTGCATCCCGAAAAAGATGCTAGGCCTCTATTGACCTTGTTGGTTACTGCTTACAGAATACGACCACATCCAGCTGCGCTCCAGTTACTCAGACAAGTCGTAGTGCTGTTTGGTAGCGACTCTAATAATGCAATGGGTCCTATTTTTGCTGAAATCGGGGGGCATACTCTCAGTGGGTTCAATGCCTGTAAATTAGCTGGCGGTAATTTATCTGACTTCGGTGAATTGTTGGAAGCTTACTTGGGTTTACTAGGacaaatttgtaaaaaaacgCCCAAATTGATGCTACAAGTTCCTGATCATATTCCTGAAATGCTACGATGTG gAATTATCGCACTAGGTCTTCCAGAAACGGCTGTTATTAAAGCGGCCGGTACATTTTTGATGCATGCAATAGCACAGAGCAATCACTTATCAACATTTATTGAAGCGATTGGACAAGAACTTGTTTGCATGATTTTAGAATGTATAg GAGGTAAAGTAGCGCGTAGCAATCTCGAGCATCATACTAAAGTATTACatgcattaaataattattataagcaCAATGTTGGTGCTTGGATACGAGCAGCTCTAGAGGATGGAGTGTTAATATCCCTTACACCCAGCCAAAAAGAAAGTTTAACCCGCAGTATTTTAGCTGAACGCAATAAAGGTCGGCTAGATGACATGCTACAAAAATTCAGCTTAGAATATTCAAAGCCCATTGTGGGTCTGTAA